The following proteins are encoded in a genomic region of Cricetulus griseus strain 17A/GY chromosome 7, alternate assembly CriGri-PICRH-1.0, whole genome shotgun sequence:
- the Cdk5r1 gene encoding cyclin-dependent kinase 5 activator 1 isoform X2 translates to MGTVLSLSPSYRKATLFEDGAATVGHYTAVQNSKNAKDKSLKRHSIISVLPWKRIVAVSAKKKNSKKAQPNSSYQSNIAHLNNENLKKSLSCANLSTFAQPPPAQPPAPPASQLSGSQTGVSSSVKKAPHPAITSAGTPKRVIVQASTSELLRCLGEFLCRRCYRLKHLSPTDPVLWLRSVDRSLLLQGWQDQGFITPANVVFLYMLCRDVISSEVGSDHELQAVLLTCLYLSYSYMGNEISYPLKPFLVESCKEAFWDRCLSVINLMSSKMLQINADPHYFTQVFSDLKNESGQEDKKRLLLGLDR, encoded by the coding sequence ATGGGCACAGTGTTGTCCCTGTCCCCCAGCTATCGGAAGGCCACGCTGTTTGAGGATGGCGCGGCCACGGTGGGCCACTACACGGCCGTGCAGAACAGCAAGAACGCCAAGGACAAGAGCCTGAAGCGGCACTCCATCATCTCGGTGCTGCCTTGGAAGAGGATCGTGGCCGTGTCAGCCAAGAAGAAGAACTCCAAGAAGGCGCAGCCCAACAGCAGCTACCAGAGCAACATCGCGCACCTCAACAATGAGAACCTGAAGAAGTCGCTGTCGTGTGCCAACCTGTCCACATTCGCCCAACCCCCGCCGGCCCAGCCGCCCGCACCCCCAGCCAGCCAGCTTTCCGGCTCCCAGACTGGAGTCTCCTCTTCTGTCAAGAAGGCCCCGCACCCTGCCATCACTTCTGCAGGGACACCCAAACGGGTCATCGTCCAGGCGTCCACTAGTGAGCTGCTACGCTGCCTGGGCGAGTTTCTCTGCCGCCGGTGCTATCGCCTGAAGCACTTGTCCCCCACGGACCCTGTGCTCTGGCTGCGCAGCGTGGACCGCTCGCTGCTTCTGCAGGGCTGGCAGGACCAGGGTTTCATCACACCGGCCAACGTGGTCTTCCTCTACATGCTCTGCAGGGATGTTATCTCCTCCGAGGTGGGCTCGGACCACGAGCTCCAGGCTGTCCTGCTGACCTGCCTGTACCTCTCCTATTCCTACATGGGCAATGAAATCTCCTACCCGCTCAAGCCCTTCCTAGTGGAGAGCTGCAAAGAAGCCTTTTGGGACCGTTGTCTCTCAGTTATCAACCTCATGAGCTCCAAGATGCTGCAGATCAATGCTGACCCACACTACTTCACACAGGTATTCTCCGACTTGAAGAATGAGAGTGGCCAGGAGGACAAGAAGCGACTCCTCCTGGGGCTGGATCGGTGA